One Mycolicibacter sp. MU0083 DNA window includes the following coding sequences:
- the guaB gene encoding IMP dehydrogenase, which yields MLGLTFDDVLLLPAASDVIPATADTASRLTRNIALKVPLVSSAMDTVTEARMAIAMARAGGMGVLHRNLPVTEQASQVETVKRSEAGMVTDPVTCTPENTLAEVDAMCARFRISGLPVVDGNGSLVGIITNRDMRFEVDQNKPVAEVMTKTPLITAQEGVSADAALGLLRRHKIEKLPIVDGHGKLTGLITVKDFVKTEQHPLATKDSDGRLLVGAAVGVGDDAWVRAMTLVDAGVDVLIVDTAHAHNRGVLDMVGKLKAEVGDRVEVVGGNVATRSGAAALVEAGADAVKVGVGPGSICTTRVVAGVGAPQITAIMEAVAVCAPAGVPVIADGGLQYSGDIAKALAAGASTAMLGSLLAGTAESPGDLIFVNGKQFKSYRGMGSLGAMQGRGGAKSYSKDRYFQDDALSEDKLVPEGIEGRVPFRGPLSTVIHQLTGGLRAAMGYTGSATIEQLQQAQFVRITAAGLKESHPHDITMTVEAPNYYVR from the coding sequence ATGCTGGGGCTGACGTTCGACGACGTTCTGCTGCTCCCGGCGGCCTCGGACGTCATTCCGGCCACCGCCGACACCGCCAGTCGGCTCACCCGCAACATCGCACTCAAGGTGCCGTTGGTGAGCTCGGCGATGGACACCGTCACCGAGGCGCGGATGGCGATCGCCATGGCCCGCGCCGGCGGGATGGGTGTGCTGCACCGCAACCTGCCCGTCACCGAGCAGGCCAGTCAGGTCGAAACGGTCAAGCGCTCCGAGGCCGGCATGGTCACCGACCCGGTGACCTGCACCCCGGAGAACACCCTGGCCGAAGTGGACGCGATGTGCGCCCGGTTCCGGATCTCGGGGCTCCCGGTCGTCGACGGCAACGGCTCACTGGTCGGGATCATCACCAACCGGGACATGCGTTTCGAGGTCGACCAGAACAAGCCGGTCGCCGAGGTGATGACCAAGACACCGCTGATCACCGCGCAGGAGGGCGTCTCCGCCGACGCCGCACTGGGATTGTTGCGCCGCCACAAGATCGAGAAGCTGCCGATCGTCGACGGCCACGGCAAGCTGACCGGGCTGATCACCGTCAAGGACTTCGTCAAGACCGAGCAGCATCCGCTGGCCACCAAGGACAGTGACGGCAGGCTGCTGGTCGGGGCCGCCGTCGGCGTCGGCGACGACGCCTGGGTGCGGGCGATGACGTTGGTGGACGCCGGGGTCGACGTGCTGATCGTGGACACCGCGCACGCCCACAACCGCGGCGTGCTGGACATGGTCGGCAAGCTGAAGGCCGAAGTGGGGGACCGGGTGGAGGTGGTCGGCGGCAACGTCGCCACCCGCAGCGGAGCCGCCGCACTGGTCGAAGCCGGTGCCGACGCGGTGAAGGTCGGGGTCGGGCCCGGCTCGATCTGCACCACCCGGGTGGTCGCCGGCGTGGGTGCCCCGCAGATCACCGCCATCATGGAGGCCGTAGCCGTCTGTGCGCCGGCGGGTGTGCCGGTGATCGCCGACGGCGGGCTGCAGTACTCCGGTGACATCGCCAAGGCGCTGGCCGCCGGTGCGTCCACGGCGATGCTCGGGTCGCTGCTGGCCGGCACCGCCGAGTCGCCCGGTGACCTGATCTTCGTCAACGGCAAGCAGTTCAAGAGCTACCGCGGGATGGGATCGCTGGGCGCCATGCAGGGCCGCGGCGGCGCCAAGTCCTACTCCAAGGACCGCTACTTCCAGGACGACGCGCTGAGCGAGGACAAGCTGGTGCCCGAGGGCATCGAAGGCCGGGTGCCGTTCCGCGGTCCGCTGAGCACCGTCATCCACCAGCTCACCGGTGGGTTGCGGGCGGCGATGGGATACACCGGATCGGCGACCATCGAGCAGTTGCAGCAGGCGCAGTTCGTGCGGATCACCGCCGCGGGCTTGAAGGAGAGCCACCCGCACGACATCACCATGACCGTCGAAGCGCCGAACTACTACGTCCGTTAG
- a CDS encoding DUF5319 domain-containing protein: MRDHLPPGLPPDPFADDPHDPSFALDDVEPGQPLDPQERTAVEADLADLAVYEALLAHRGIRGLVVCCDDCQQDHYHDWDMLRANLLQLLIDGTVRPHEPAYDPEPDSYVTWDYCRGYADASLNGATSEADGYR, from the coding sequence GTGCGAGACCACCTGCCACCCGGTTTGCCGCCCGACCCGTTCGCCGACGATCCCCACGACCCGTCTTTCGCGCTGGACGACGTCGAGCCCGGTCAACCGCTGGATCCGCAGGAACGGACCGCGGTGGAGGCCGACCTGGCCGATCTGGCGGTCTATGAGGCACTGCTGGCACACCGGGGCATCCGCGGCCTGGTGGTGTGCTGCGACGACTGCCAACAGGACCACTATCACGACTGGGACATGCTGCGCGCGAACCTGCTGCAGCTGCTCATCGACGGCACCGTCCGCCCGCACGAGCCGGCCTACGACCCGGAACCCGACAGCTACGTGACCTGGGACTACTGCCGCGGCTACGCCGACGCGTCGCTCAACGGGGCGACCTCGGAGGCCGACGGCTACCGCTGA
- a CDS encoding WhiB family transcriptional regulator: MPLVEQLPGRNADEWDWQLRGACRGVDSSVFFPPDGERGRARAQREQNAKKWCSGCPVLEQCRTHALAVGEPYGIWGGMSEAERHAALRCNLRPSG, encoded by the coding sequence ATGCCACTGGTTGAGCAGCTGCCCGGCCGCAATGCGGACGAATGGGATTGGCAGCTCCGGGGGGCTTGTCGGGGGGTCGACTCGTCGGTGTTCTTTCCGCCCGACGGGGAGCGCGGCCGTGCCCGTGCGCAACGTGAACAGAACGCCAAGAAGTGGTGCAGCGGCTGCCCGGTGCTCGAACAGTGCCGCACGCATGCGCTCGCAGTCGGCGAGCCCTACGGCATCTGGGGCGGTATGTCCGAAGCGGAACGACACGCCGCACTGCGCTGCAATCTACGCCCCAGCGGCTAA